Proteins co-encoded in one Rhodococcus sp. PAMC28707 genomic window:
- a CDS encoding FAD-dependent oxidoreductase: MNSENVSATTAEPFERHDLRPLRVAIVGAGPAGIYAADALMKSDYNIAGNGVSVDLFERMPAPFGLIRYGVAPDHPRIKGIITALHKVLDKPQVRLLGNIDYGTDITLDDMRRFYDAVIFSTGANADRNLNIPGIDLDGSYGAADFVSWYDGHPDVPRTWPLTAEKVAVLGVGNVALDVARVLAKTGDELLPTEIPANVYEGLKTNKATEVHVFGRRGPAQAKFTPLELRELDHSTNIEVIVAPEDIDYDEGSEAARRGSKQVDMVANTLQDWAIRDVGNRPHKLFLHFFESPTEILGEDGKVTGLRTERTELDGTGNVKGTGKYNDWDVQAVYRAVGYLSKNIAQLPFDDQAGTIPNEAGRVVESASSHTVVPATYVTGWIKRGPVGLIGHTKGDANETVANLLEDAPNFTAAPEPTEQAVTDFLENKKVPFTTWDGWYRLDAHERSLGETEGRERIKVVERDQMVEASQE; this comes from the coding sequence ATGAACAGTGAAAACGTAAGTGCAACAACAGCTGAACCGTTCGAGAGGCATGACCTGCGTCCACTTCGCGTCGCCATCGTCGGCGCCGGACCGGCAGGCATCTACGCCGCCGACGCACTCATGAAGTCCGACTACAACATCGCCGGCAACGGCGTCAGCGTCGATCTGTTCGAACGCATGCCCGCCCCCTTCGGACTCATCCGCTACGGCGTCGCACCAGATCACCCCCGCATCAAAGGCATCATCACCGCCCTCCACAAAGTCCTCGACAAACCACAAGTCCGCCTCCTCGGCAACATCGACTACGGCACCGACATCACCCTCGACGACATGCGCCGCTTCTACGACGCCGTCATCTTCTCCACCGGCGCCAACGCCGACCGCAACCTCAACATCCCCGGCATCGACCTCGACGGCAGCTACGGCGCCGCCGACTTCGTCTCCTGGTACGACGGCCACCCCGACGTCCCCCGCACCTGGCCCCTCACAGCCGAAAAAGTCGCCGTACTCGGCGTCGGCAACGTCGCACTCGACGTCGCACGCGTCCTCGCCAAAACCGGCGACGAACTCCTCCCCACCGAAATCCCAGCCAACGTCTACGAAGGCCTCAAAACCAACAAAGCCACCGAAGTCCACGTCTTCGGACGCCGCGGACCCGCACAAGCCAAATTCACCCCCCTCGAACTCCGCGAACTCGACCACTCCACCAACATCGAAGTCATCGTCGCCCCCGAGGACATCGACTACGACGAAGGCTCCGAAGCCGCACGCCGCGGATCCAAACAAGTCGACATGGTCGCCAACACCCTCCAAGACTGGGCCATCCGCGACGTCGGCAACCGCCCCCACAAACTGTTCCTCCACTTCTTCGAATCCCCCACCGAAATCCTCGGAGAAGACGGCAAAGTCACCGGCCTACGCACCGAACGCACCGAACTCGACGGCACCGGCAACGTCAAAGGCACCGGCAAATACAACGACTGGGACGTCCAAGCGGTCTACCGCGCCGTCGGCTACCTCTCCAAAAACATCGCCCAACTCCCCTTCGACGACCAAGCCGGCACCATCCCCAACGAAGCAGGCCGCGTAGTCGAATCGGCTTCTTCCCACACCGTCGTACCAGCCACCTACGTCACCGGCTGGATCAAACGCGGACCCGTCGGCCTCATCGGCCACACCAAAGGCGACGCCAACGAAACCGTCGCCAACCTCCTCGAAGACGCACCGAACTTCACCGCAGCCCCCGAACCCACCGAACAGGCCGTCACCGACTTCCTCGAAAACAAGAAAGTCCCCTTCACCACCTGGGACGGCTGGTACCGCCTCGACGCCCACGAACGCAGCCTCGGCGAAACCGAAGGCCGCGAACGCATCAAAGTCGTCGAACGTGACCAGATGGTGGAAGCGTCGCAAGAGTAA
- a CDS encoding long-chain fatty acid--CoA ligase has product MREFSVPQSFSIPADVSMADSVFRHAQEDPTFVPFKRRSNGGWIDVTAAQFAKQVSATAKGLIASGLKLGDRVAILSSTRYEWVVFDYAIWTAGGCTVSIYETSSPDQAQWILEDSATTLLVVETTKHAEIHQEVTDGADALREVLVIESGAIDELANRGCTITDEELHSRRNQVTAASPATLIYTSGTTGRPKGVQLTHANFYAQASVCQLALPDSMIPGKKTLMFLPLAHAFARAISFGAFESKVTVAHTSDLTTLLDQFADFKPTFILSVPRVFEKVYNSARQKAVDNGKAGIFDRATATAIEYSESLEKGGPGIALRLKHAIFDKLVYSKLRSALGGECKQAFSGGAALGARLGHYFRGVGIPIYEGYGLTESSAAFSINTSNAQRIGTVGKPVDGHTARIADDGELLLRGPVVFAGYWKNEKATAESIIDGWFHTGDLGSIDHEGFVSITGRKKEIIVTAGGKNVAPAGLEDSMRAHPLISQCIVVGDAQPFIGALITLDPETLPAWVERNGLPPTTTTSELVSNADLIAEIDTAVAEANKKVSNPEKIKKYTILERDFTQESGELTPTLKLKRNIIHEVHRADISDLYS; this is encoded by the coding sequence GTGCGTGAGTTCTCAGTTCCTCAGTCGTTCTCGATTCCGGCCGACGTGTCGATGGCCGACTCCGTGTTTCGCCATGCTCAGGAAGACCCCACATTCGTGCCGTTCAAGCGGCGGTCGAACGGTGGATGGATCGACGTCACCGCAGCTCAATTCGCGAAGCAAGTGTCCGCAACCGCAAAGGGTCTGATTGCGTCGGGGCTGAAGCTCGGCGACCGCGTCGCCATCCTCTCTTCGACCCGCTACGAGTGGGTCGTTTTCGACTATGCCATCTGGACTGCCGGCGGATGCACAGTCTCGATCTACGAGACATCTTCGCCCGATCAGGCGCAGTGGATCCTCGAGGATTCCGCCACAACGCTTCTCGTGGTCGAGACGACCAAGCATGCGGAGATCCACCAGGAAGTCACCGACGGCGCCGACGCCCTCCGCGAGGTTCTGGTCATCGAATCGGGTGCGATCGACGAGCTCGCCAACCGTGGCTGCACAATCACCGACGAAGAACTGCACTCTCGTCGTAATCAGGTCACTGCAGCCTCACCCGCGACCCTGATCTACACCTCCGGCACAACAGGACGCCCCAAGGGTGTCCAGCTGACGCATGCCAACTTCTATGCTCAGGCGTCCGTTTGTCAGCTGGCGCTTCCGGATTCGATGATCCCGGGCAAGAAGACCCTGATGTTTCTGCCGCTCGCCCATGCGTTCGCGCGAGCGATCTCATTCGGCGCGTTCGAGTCGAAAGTAACCGTTGCCCACACCTCGGATTTGACGACGCTCCTCGACCAGTTCGCCGATTTCAAGCCCACCTTCATCCTCTCGGTGCCCCGCGTATTCGAGAAGGTCTACAACTCGGCGCGCCAAAAGGCCGTGGACAACGGCAAGGCCGGTATTTTCGACAGAGCAACAGCAACGGCAATCGAATACAGCGAATCCCTCGAAAAGGGCGGCCCAGGAATAGCACTCAGGCTCAAGCACGCCATATTCGACAAGCTCGTCTATTCGAAACTGCGCTCAGCTCTCGGTGGCGAGTGCAAGCAAGCATTCTCCGGTGGTGCCGCGCTCGGCGCACGCCTAGGTCACTACTTCCGCGGCGTCGGCATCCCGATCTATGAGGGATACGGACTCACCGAATCGAGCGCCGCCTTCAGCATCAACACTTCCAATGCGCAGCGCATCGGCACGGTAGGCAAACCGGTCGACGGCCACACCGCGCGTATCGCCGACGATGGCGAACTTCTCCTTCGCGGTCCGGTCGTATTTGCCGGCTACTGGAAGAACGAGAAGGCAACTGCCGAATCGATCATCGACGGTTGGTTCCACACCGGTGACCTCGGCTCGATCGACCATGAGGGATTCGTGTCGATCACCGGTCGTAAGAAGGAAATCATCGTCACCGCGGGTGGCAAGAACGTCGCGCCGGCGGGCCTGGAAGATTCGATGCGCGCACACCCACTGATCAGCCAGTGCATCGTGGTCGGTGACGCGCAGCCGTTCATCGGCGCACTGATCACACTCGACCCGGAAACCCTACCCGCTTGGGTCGAGCGGAACGGCCTTCCTCCCACCACGACAACCTCCGAGCTGGTGTCCAACGCGGATTTGATCGCTGAAATCGATACGGCAGTGGCGGAGGCGAACAAGAAAGTGTCCAACCCCGAAAAGATCAAGAAGTACACGATCCTCGAACGCGACTTCACCCAGGAGAGCGGCGAACTGACTCCGACACTCAAACTCAAGCGCAACATCATCCACGAAGTTCACCGAGCCGACATCAGTGACCTGTATTCCTGA
- the dapA gene encoding 4-hydroxy-tetrahydrodipicolinate synthase, whose product MTIPFQPAERFFGTNLVAMATPMNPDGSLSASGTDALVDHLLSTGCDGLVVAGTTGESPTLTESESVALVQAVSARASGRGRVIAGVGTYDTAATIRRARDAERAGADALLVVCPYYSHPTQVGVLAHCLAVADSTELPVMVYDVPARTGMAIDAATLIEMSAHPRILAVKDAKGDLFEAMSVMESTSLAYYCGLDELNLAYLACGATGLLSVIGNVAAAHTGRLIAAVRAGELDSARTIQRSLIGLTEAMLCSGQGAVMAKSALVHLGVIGHATVRLPLTDPPVVDVQRLVDALTIAGWPAVSARPSGQSRRVRNTGH is encoded by the coding sequence GTGACGATTCCTTTTCAGCCGGCCGAGCGATTCTTCGGGACCAATCTTGTGGCAATGGCTACGCCGATGAATCCCGACGGGTCGCTCAGTGCGTCGGGCACTGATGCTTTGGTCGACCACCTCCTCTCCACCGGATGCGATGGTCTCGTCGTTGCTGGCACAACCGGTGAGTCGCCCACCCTCACCGAGAGCGAGTCCGTTGCGCTCGTGCAGGCAGTTTCGGCGCGCGCATCCGGACGTGGACGGGTGATCGCCGGGGTGGGGACGTACGACACGGCGGCCACGATTCGTCGAGCCCGCGACGCCGAGCGGGCGGGTGCTGATGCTCTTCTCGTCGTGTGCCCGTACTACTCCCACCCGACTCAGGTTGGAGTGCTTGCGCATTGCCTCGCTGTCGCCGATTCCACCGAGCTGCCCGTCATGGTCTACGACGTTCCGGCGCGGACTGGTATGGCCATCGACGCAGCAACGTTGATCGAGATGTCGGCGCATCCTCGGATCCTGGCCGTCAAGGATGCCAAGGGTGATTTGTTCGAGGCAATGTCCGTCATGGAATCGACTTCCCTTGCCTACTACTGTGGACTCGACGAGCTCAACCTTGCGTACCTCGCATGTGGGGCTACCGGATTGCTCAGTGTGATCGGCAATGTCGCTGCGGCACACACCGGAAGGCTCATAGCGGCGGTCCGTGCCGGCGAGCTCGACTCGGCACGGACCATCCAGCGATCTTTGATCGGCTTGACCGAAGCGATGCTTTGCTCCGGGCAGGGCGCAGTCATGGCCAAGTCTGCGCTGGTGCACCTCGGCGTCATCGGCCATGCGACAGTTCGTCTTCCGCTAACCGATCCTCCGGTCGTCGATGTGCAACGCCTCGTCGATGCCCTCACGATCGCAGGTTGGCCCGCTGTGTCAGCTCGTCCCAGCGGGCAGAGTCGACGGGTCAGGAATACAGGTCACTGA
- a CDS encoding LysR family transcriptional regulator — protein MIDVGALRALHVVALVGTIAKAAEELGYTASAVSQQIKRLERQLGVAVMVPAGRTLTLTPAGRMLVATAPDVFQALERCTEAALSVSVGLPHGRLRVVAFSTAVRGLLAPILPALGSRYPDVRINIEEQDPGKALSSVEAGTADLALVHNTDGMPRPLPASMTKQLVHTDVGDVVMRRTHPLAVAAEPLTSADLIDYAWVTSPRGTLCHEWFRRLFADLPHEPDVRHLIDDFSTQLALVSTHDVLALIPRLARPPLGEDLIFRELHREPKRDVYAVWRISADNSPTIRALMAELAS, from the coding sequence ATGATCGATGTCGGTGCACTCCGTGCACTACACGTGGTTGCACTCGTTGGAACGATAGCGAAGGCGGCCGAGGAACTCGGCTACACCGCCTCCGCGGTGTCACAACAGATCAAGCGGCTCGAACGCCAACTCGGCGTCGCGGTGATGGTGCCCGCGGGAAGAACGTTGACGCTGACGCCTGCCGGTCGAATGCTCGTCGCCACCGCTCCTGATGTGTTCCAAGCTCTCGAGCGATGCACGGAGGCAGCACTATCGGTTTCGGTGGGTTTGCCACATGGCCGACTCAGAGTCGTTGCGTTTTCGACGGCGGTGCGCGGACTGTTGGCACCGATCTTGCCAGCGCTGGGTTCACGATATCCAGACGTTCGGATCAACATCGAAGAGCAGGACCCCGGAAAGGCGCTCTCCAGCGTCGAGGCAGGCACCGCCGACCTCGCACTCGTGCACAACACCGACGGAATGCCGCGCCCTTTGCCTGCGTCGATGACCAAGCAATTGGTGCACACGGATGTCGGCGACGTGGTCATGCGAAGAACACATCCGCTAGCAGTTGCGGCCGAGCCCCTCACCAGTGCCGATCTCATCGACTATGCGTGGGTGACCAGCCCGCGCGGGACTCTCTGCCACGAGTGGTTCCGGCGCCTCTTCGCCGACCTCCCTCATGAGCCCGATGTGCGTCACCTGATCGACGACTTCTCCACTCAGCTGGCACTGGTTTCCACGCACGATGTTCTCGCATTGATCCCCCGACTGGCGCGTCCGCCGCTGGGTGAGGATCTGATCTTCAGAGAGTTGCACCGTGAGCCGAAGCGAGATGTGTACGCAGTATGGCGAATCAGCGCAGACAACAGTCCTACTATCCGGGCGTTGATGGCAGAGCTGGCTTCCTAG
- a CDS encoding lipopolysaccharide assembly protein LapA domain-containing protein produces the protein MNERPQQPDTTTTTSTQPGARSSHSATRILTGVAAVFLVIALVIFVLQNTEKAHVEFLGLNLDVAQGVSLLLAAVVGFLIAVLGSGVMRLRRRVHNRR, from the coding sequence ATGAACGAACGGCCTCAGCAGCCCGACACCACCACAACAACTTCTACGCAACCCGGGGCGCGTTCCTCTCATAGCGCAACGCGAATCCTCACCGGAGTTGCCGCTGTATTTTTGGTGATCGCGTTGGTGATATTCGTATTACAGAACACAGAAAAGGCGCACGTCGAATTTCTCGGGTTGAACCTCGATGTCGCCCAGGGTGTTTCGCTACTTCTAGCCGCGGTCGTCGGCTTTCTCATCGCAGTCCTCGGTAGTGGTGTGATGCGCCTGCGACGCCGGGTGCACAACCGCCGCTGA